A DNA window from Hordeum vulgare subsp. vulgare chromosome 1H, MorexV3_pseudomolecules_assembly, whole genome shotgun sequence contains the following coding sequences:
- the LOC123441568 gene encoding E3 ubiquitin-protein ligase RDUF1-like, giving the protein MDSSPAATAPASYWCYSCDRFVRAAPAQDGADVACPGCGGGFLEEMRRNPPPPAAAAYLRRPRAHHANDLRLRRSRRAAAAAAAASGGGGGGGGDRAPFNPVIVLRRSALGVPAGDESNDDDGALAAASSFELFYDDGAGSGLRPLPESMSDFLMGSGFERLLGQLAQIEAGGLTRSRETPPASKAAVESMPTVAIAASHVAADCHCAVCKEPFELGAEAREMPCAHIYHEDCILPWLQLRNSCPVCRHEMPTDTTSRPQAASAGAEEETTVGLTIWRLPGGGFAVGRFAGGRRPEERELPVVYTEMDGGFNHGGAPRRISWGSRQSRSTERSAIRRVFRNMFACFGRDHSASSHASSSHMRPEEMTEASDHSAAFSHGSRSRSMSWRLEDGHAADTMVQR; this is encoded by the coding sequence ATGGATTCTTCCCCCGCCGCGACGGCGCCGGCGTCGTACTGGTGCTACAGCTGCGACCGCTTCGTGCGGGCCGCGCCAGCGCAGGACGGGGCCGACGTCGCCTGCCCGGGCTGCGGCGGCGGGTTCCTCGAGGAGATGCGCCGCAACCCGCCGCCCCCCGCCGCGGCCGCCTACCTCCGCCGCCCGCGCGCGCACCACGCCAACGACCTCCGCCTCCGCCGCAGCCGCCGGGCCGCTGCCGCAGCCGCGGCAGCGTCTGGGGGAggtggcgggggcgggggcgaccGCGCGCCGTTCAACCCGGTCATCGTGCTCCGGCGCTCGGCGCTCGGCGTCCCAGCGGGGGACgagagcaacgacgacgacggcgcgcTCGCCGCGGCCAGCAGCTTCGAGCTCTTCTACGACGACGGCGCGGGCTCCGGCCTCCGCCCGCTGCCGGAGAGCATGTCGGACTTCCTCATGGGGTCCGGGTTCGAGCGCCTGCTCGGCCAGCTCGCGCAGATCGAGGCCGGCGGCCTCACCCGGTCCCGCGAGACCCCGCCGGCGTCCAAGGCCGCCGTCGAGTCCATGCCCACCGTCGCCATCGCGGCCTCCCACGTCGCCGCCGACTGCCACTGCGCCGTCTGCAAGGAGCCCTTCGAGCTGGGCGCCGAGGCCAGGGAGATGCCCTGCGCACACATCTACCACGAGGACTGCATCCTCCCCTGGCtgcagctccgcaactcctgcccCGTCTGCCGCCACGAGATGCCCACCGACACCACTTCACGGCCACAGGCCGCCAGCGCCGGGGCTGAGGAGGAGACCACCGTGGGCCTGACCATCTGGAGGCTGCCGGGAGGCGGGTTCGCCGTCGGGAGGTTTGCCGGCGGGAGGAGACCCGAGGAGAGGGAGCTCCCGGTCGTTTACACGGAGATGGACGGCGGTTTCAACCACGGCGGCGCACCGAGGAGGATCTCGTGGGGGTCAAGGCAGAGCCGGTCGACTGAGAGGAGCGCAATTCGACGCGTCTTCCGCAATATGTTCGCCTGCTTTGGCCGCGATCATTCGGCGAGCTCTCACGCCTCGTCCTCCCATATGAGGCCCGAGGAGATGACCGAGGCGTCGGATCATTCCGCCGCGTTCAGCCATGGCTCGAGAAGCCGGAGCATGAGCTGGAGGTTGGAAGACGGCCACGCAGCCGACACGATGGTGCAGAGATAG